In Pararhizobium sp. A13, the genomic stretch ATTCCCCCAAGGTGTGGTCGGTCCGTTCTTCGATGACCAGTTCGGAGATGTCTACGGCAATATCTTTGCCTTTGCAGGAGACGGGCTTAGTCACAGGGAGTTGCACGATTTCGCTGAGGATGCGCGAACGCAGATTCTCAAGATCCCGGACGTCGGCAAGGTCGACATCGTCGGTGCACAGAACGAGGTGATCTACCTCGAGTTCTCCACCCGCAAGATCGCGGCCCTCGGCATCGACCGCGCCGACATCATCGCCACGCTGCAGGCGCAGAACGCCGTCACCCAGTCGGGTTTCATCCAGGCGGGAGCGGAACGCATCGCCCTACGCGTCGGCGGACGCTTCATCTCCGAAGACACCCTGCGCGAGATCAACCTTAGGGTAGACGATCGCTTCTTCCCGCTGACGGACGTCGCCAACATCACCCGCGGCTATGTCGACCCGCCCACTTCGCTCTTCCGCTTCAACGGAAAGCCGGCGATCGGGCTCGCGATTGGCATGAAGACGGGCGGCAACCTGCTCGCCTTCGGCGAAGCGCTCGAAAAAACAATGACCAAAATCACCCAGGATCTTCCCGTCGGCGTCTCGGTCGAACAGGTCTCCGACCAGCCGAAAGTGGTTGACGAGGCGGTTGGCGGGTTCACAAAGGCCCTGTTCGAGGCGGTCGCCATCGTGCTCGCGATTAGTTTCATCAGTCTCGGGTTCAGGGCAGGCCTGGTCGTGGCGATCGCGATCCCGCTTGTCCTCGCCATCACCTTTGTGGTGATGCTCTATGCCGACATCTCGCTACAGCGAATCTCGCTCGGCGCGCTCATCATCGCGCTCGGTCTTCTCGTTGACGACGCGATGATCGCAGTCGAGATGATGGTGGCACGACTGGAACTGGGTGACAGTCTCAGGAAGGCCGCCACTCACGTCTACACATCCACGGCCTTCCCGATGCTGACGGGCACGCTCGTCACCGTCGCGGGCTTCATACCGGTCGCATTTAACAAGAGCAGCGCCGGCGAATTCACCTTCACCCTCTTCGTCGTCATTGCCGTTTCACTTATCGTCTCTTGGATCGTTGCAGTCCTGTTCACGCCCCTCATCGGCGTCACCTTGCTGCCCAAGACGATGAAGAAGCATGGCGAACACAAGGGCCGGTTCGCGAAGGCGTTTTCTGAACTGCTGCAATTCTGCCTGCGCTGGCGCTGGATGACGATCATTGCCACGGTCGTCCTCTTCGCGGGATCGCTCGCCGCCCTGTCGACGGTGCAACAGCAGTTCTTTCCGAGCTCCGACCGGCCGGAACTGATCGTTGACTGGAACCTGCCGCAGAACAGTTCTATTGCCGAAACGAGCCGTCAAATGGCCCAGTTCGAGCGCGAAATGCTGGCTGGCAACCCTGCGGTGGAGAATTGGTCGACCTACGTCGGAAGAGGCGCGCCGCGCTTCATCCTTTCCTTCGACGTCCAGCCTGCCGATGTTTCCTTCGGGCAGACGATCATCGTCACCAAAGGGCTCGATGTTCGCGACAAGCTGAAGCAGGAAGCGCAAGCGTATCTTCAGAAGACGTTTCCCGGAACAGACGCCTATGTGAAGCTTCTGGACATCGGCCCGCCTGTCGGCAAGCCGGTTCAGTACCGCGTGTCCGGCGAGGACCTCCAGACGGTACGTAATCTGGCCCAGAAACTGGGCAATGTCGTCGGAACACATCCTTCGCTGACAAACCTGGCCTTCGACTGGAATGAACCGGCACGCGTCGTGAAGATCGACGTACTGCAGGACAAGGCGCGTCAACTCGGCGTCTCGTCCCAGGACATCGCCATGGCGCTGAACACCGTCGTTCAAGGGAACGCCGTAACGCAGGTTCGGGACGACATCTATCTGGTCGATGTCATCGGCCGTGCTGCAGAAAAGGAGCGCGAGTCGATCGACACGCTGCTCGACCTGCAACTGCAGAGCAGCAGCGGTCAGTCCGTCCCGCTGTCATCGATTGCAGCGTTCCGGTATGAACTCGAACAACCGACGATCTGGCGGCGGGACCGGGTCCCGACCATCACGATCAAGGCCGGGATCGCCGATGCGACGCAGCCGGCGACCATCGTGAAGGCGCTCTCCGACAAGGTTGCGGCTTTCGAGAAGACACTGCCGGCCGGGTATTCCGTCAAAGTCGGCGGCGCGGTCGAGGAAAGCGCCAAGTCGCAGGGTCCGATCGCGCAGGTGTTGCCGGCCATGCTCTTGATGATGGCGACGCTTCTCATGGTTCAGCTTCAGAGCTTCCATAGGCTGTTCCTTGTCTTCTCTGTTGCCCCGCTGGCGCTGATCGGTGTCGTGGTGGCTCTGCTCGCCAGCAATGCCCCGCTCGGTTTCGTCGCACTCCTGGGCGTGCTCGCGCTCGTCGGCATCCTCATCCGCAACTCCGTCATCCTGATCGTGGAAATCGAAGAATTGCGGGCAGCGGGGAAGTCGGCATGGAATGCCGTCGTGGAGGCGACCGAACACCGCATGCGGCCGATCATGCTGACGGCGGCGGCCGCCACTCTGGCGCTGATTCCGATCTCCCACGAAATATTCTGGGGTCCGATGGCCTATGCGATGATGGGAGGCATCGTCGTGGGGACGGCGCTGACGCTTCTGTTCCTGCCGGCGCTTTATGTCGCCTGGTTCCGGATACCGCGTGAAGTCGAGCAGCAGCATTGACATGGGGGACTCCATGACCTTGAACGCCCTGCGAAGCATTCGCATCATGCAACAGATTGGCCGCACGCGGCCGATCTCCGCG encodes the following:
- a CDS encoding efflux RND transporter permease subunit, which gives rise to MSKFNLSDWALEHRSLVWYFMIIFAVAGAYAYLGLGREEDPSFTIKTMVIQAQWPGASAQEVTQQVTDRIEKKLQELDNLEHTRSITTAGQAIVFVDLLPGTDAQDVKPTWSRVRNLIDDITHEFPQGVVGPFFDDQFGDVYGNIFAFAGDGLSHRELHDFAEDARTQILKIPDVGKVDIVGAQNEVIYLEFSTRKIAALGIDRADIIATLQAQNAVTQSGFIQAGAERIALRVGGRFISEDTLREINLRVDDRFFPLTDVANITRGYVDPPTSLFRFNGKPAIGLAIGMKTGGNLLAFGEALEKTMTKITQDLPVGVSVEQVSDQPKVVDEAVGGFTKALFEAVAIVLAISFISLGFRAGLVVAIAIPLVLAITFVVMLYADISLQRISLGALIIALGLLVDDAMIAVEMMVARLELGDSLRKAATHVYTSTAFPMLTGTLVTVAGFIPVAFNKSSAGEFTFTLFVVIAVSLIVSWIVAVLFTPLIGVTLLPKTMKKHGEHKGRFAKAFSELLQFCLRWRWMTIIATVVLFAGSLAALSTVQQQFFPSSDRPELIVDWNLPQNSSIAETSRQMAQFEREMLAGNPAVENWSTYVGRGAPRFILSFDVQPADVSFGQTIIVTKGLDVRDKLKQEAQAYLQKTFPGTDAYVKLLDIGPPVGKPVQYRVSGEDLQTVRNLAQKLGNVVGTHPSLTNLAFDWNEPARVVKIDVLQDKARQLGVSSQDIAMALNTVVQGNAVTQVRDDIYLVDVIGRAAEKERESIDTLLDLQLQSSSGQSVPLSSIAAFRYELEQPTIWRRDRVPTITIKAGIADATQPATIVKALSDKVAAFEKTLPAGYSVKVGGAVEESAKSQGPIAQVLPAMLLMMATLLMVQLQSFHRLFLVFSVAPLALIGVVVALLASNAPLGFVALLGVLALVGILIRNSVILIVEIEELRAAGKSAWNAVVEATEHRMRPIMLTAAAATLALIPISHEIFWGPMAYAMMGGIVVGTALTLLFLPALYVAWFRIPREVEQQH